The following proteins are co-located in the Cutaneotrichosporon cavernicola HIS019 DNA, chromosome: 3 genome:
- the COQ1 gene encoding uncharacterized protein (Belongs to the FPP GGPP synthase family), translated as MLSRAAKSAYRRTAAPTLSLRSVRGAHSSVPRPASAATATSAWAAATEHAHSVLAKAPPPRQADDRLDPLAVIKTEIGALKGSLFHMLGSSHPALDAVAKYYFNAEGKHLRPLLVLLMAQATNGIGEGWGGVAAEAEEQLRSGSGGIDDALTSEGGVLNDWNPESMGPEPKGAQTFASPFRIPPVGARPPSPAITPSPSASLLSTGGATDGLAATILPTQRRLASIVEMIHVASLLHDDVIDHADLRRGEKSAPSAFGNKLSILSGDFLLGRASVALARLGSREVVELLATVIANLVEGEVLQLRATADPAKEPTVQGFEEYMRKTYLKTASLMAKSARAAVILGGCDSTEAAWLKDVAYGYGRNLGIAFQLVDDMLDYKPSDVDLGKPGSGADMRLGLATAPALFAWEEYPELGPLIARKFEGEGDTEIALDLVNRSRGMERTAALAGDFAAEARRLVELLPPSPARDALVGLTVKVIDRVK; from the exons ATGCTCTCCCGGGCCGCCAAATCCGCGTACCGCCGTACGGCGGCGCCAACTCTTTCGCTGCGGAGTGTTCGGGGCGCACACAGCTCGGTGCCACGCCCGGCTTCGGCCGCAACCGCAACAAGCGCCTGGGCGGCCGCAACCGAGCATGCGCACTCGGTCCTTGCCAAGGCGCCTCCACCACGGCAGGCCGATGACCGCTTGGACCCGCTAGCGGTGATCAAGACGGAGATTGGGGCGCTCAAGGGCTCGCTGTTCCACATGCTCGGGTCGAGCCATCcggccctcgacgccgtcgctAAATACTATTTCAACGCTGAGGGAAAACACCTCCGCCCACTGCTTGTGCTGCTCATGGCGCAGGCTACGAACGGGATCGGAGAGGGATGGGGAGGTGTCgcagccgaggccgaggagcagtTACGTTCGGGGAGCGGTGGGATCGACGACGCTCTCACGAGCGAGGGCGGTGTACTCAACGACTGGAACCCCGAGAGTATGGGTCCAGAGCCCAAGGGCGCCCAAACATTCGCATCGCCGTTTAGGATACCCCCTGTTGGTGCTAGGCCACCATCACCAGCTATCACGCCGAGCCCCTCGGCGTCTCTCCTCAGCACGGGCGGAGCGACCGACGGCCTCGCGGCAACGATTCTGCCGACCCAAAGGCGGTTGGCGAGCATCGTTGAGATGATTCACGTCGCGTCGCTGCTTCACGACGACGTTATCGaccacgccgacctccGGCGTGGAGAGAAGAGCGCACCATCAGCATTCGGCAACAAGCTGTCTATCCTGTCTGGCGACTTTTTGCTTGGGCGCGCATcggtcgccctcgcccgtcTTGGGAGtcgcgaggtcgtcgaaCTCCTCGCGACCGTCAttgccaacctcgtcgagggcgaggttCTTCAGCTACGCGCTACTGCCGACCCAGCAAAGGAGCCCACAGTCCAGGGCTTTGAGGAGTACATGCGCAAGACATATCTCAAGACGGCGAGTCTGATGGCTAAGAGTGCACGTGCGGCCGTCATTCTCGGCGGGTGCGATAGCACCGAGGCAGCGTGGCTAAAAGACGTCGCATACGGATACGGGCGCAACCTTGGCATTGCATTCCAG ctcgtGGACGACATGCTTGACTACAAGCCGTCAGACGTGGACCTGGGCAAGCCCGGTTCTGGAGCGGACATGCGTCTTGGTCTTGCGACGGCACCAGCCCTCTTTGCGTGGGAGGAGTACCCGGAGCTTGGGCCGCTCATTGCGCGCAAGTTTGAGGGAGAAGGCGACACGGAgatcgcgctcgacctcgtcaaccgcAGCAGGGGGATGGAGCGGACGGCAGCCCTTGCCGGCGATTttgcggccgaggcgcgccggCTGGTCGAGCTTTTACCGCCTAGCccggcgcgcgacgcgctggtGGGACTTACGGTCAAGGTTATTGACCGTGTCAAGTAG
- a CDS encoding uncharacterized protein (Alginate lyase): MRLTFLLILLAAAVSALPTRFDMSGVDRRSILLSAPPAARADHAALVSDHVHGRRAGQGFGHRSGLRKVRRLKSKRARKCQPRTSSSTTTPTPTSGDWTQTWSKPDNNSTSGHGSSSSWSDHPGVDGSSSDNWSSSATTTFTTEHGRPSPSSSEESSTASHSSSQSSWGNEETSTSSSTWATESATSSESATESSWDSQSASSTSSSEQPKPTDGGQSNGELDHMLFPNGRGKAFWTTSSGGLSFEEALLPLQFGSLPNVGTAPDGAVAFQQVYPGGQYGKGYSFYCGGDKNGVNVEGTREITFAYSVYFADGFAWTKGGKLPGIYGGTSLDAAKTCSGGRSEGRDECFSARVMWRANGDGELYNYFPPDAKNDYCNFPPKSVCNPSFGDSIGRGAFQFKAGQWNTISQRLRLNDPGQKNGEQELFINGQSVIKLNNVMITSNPNAKLYGIMAQTFFGGGSSDFAPPSDQTAWFKDWSLSMS; this comes from the exons ATGCGCCTCACTTTccttctcatcctcctAGCGGCTGCCGTTTCAGCTTTGCCGACCCGCTTTGACATGAGCGGCGTTGATCGCCGCAGTATCCTGCTTTCCGCTCCTCCGGCTGCCCGGGCCGACCACGCTGCCCTTGTGTCTGACCACGTCCATGGTCGCCGGGCTGGTCAGGGGTTTGGCCACCGCTCCGGCTTACGCAAGGTGCGTCGCTTGAAGAGCAAGCGTGCTCGCAAGTGCCAGCCtcgcacctcctcgtctACGACTACACCGACTCCCACTAGCGGCGACTGGACGCAGACCTGGTCCAAGCCTGACAACAATTCGACATCGGGCCACGGCTCATCGTCAAGTTGGTCCGACCACCCGGGCGTCGATGGCAGCTCGTCTGATAACTGGTCATCTTCGGCTACCACGACTTTCACCACCGAGCACGGCaggccgtcgccctcgtccagcGAGGAgtcctcgaccgcgtcccATTCTTCTTCGCAGTCCTCCTGGGGCAATGAAGAGACCTCTACATCGTCGTCTACCTGGGCCACCGAGTCTGCCACCTCTTCAGAGTCCGCAACAGAGTCCAGCTGGGACAGCCAGTCCGCATCATCAACTTCCAGCTCGGAGCAGCCCAAGCCCACTGACGGTGGCCAGAGCaacggcgagctcgaccacATGCTTTTCCCTAACGGTCGCGGCAAGGCGTTCTGGACCACCAGCTCTGGCGGTCTTTCCT tcgaggaggctctcctccctctccagTTCGGCTCGCTCCCCAACGTCGGCACTGCCCCAGACGGTGCCGTAGCTTTCCAGCAGGTCTACCCTGGCGGTCAGTACGGCAAGGGTTACTCGTTCTACTGCGGTGGTGACAAGAACGGTGTCAACGTTGAGGGCACTCGCGAGATCACCTTTGCCTACTCGGTCTACTTTGCCGACGGCTTCGCATGGACCAAGGGCGGAAAGCTTCCAGGCATCTACGGTGGCACGTCActcgacgcggccaagaCGTGTTCGGGCGGCCGTTCTGAGGGCCGCGACGAATGCTTCTCTGCACGTGTCATGTGGCGCGCcaacggcgacggcgagctctACAACTACTTCCCTCCAGACGCCAAGAACGACTACTGCAACTTCCCCCCCAAGTCGGTGTGCAACCCCAGCTTTGGTGACTCGatcggccgcggcgcgtTCCAGTTCAAGGCTGGCCAGTGGAACACTATCTCGCAGCGCCTCAGGCTCAACGACCCCGGACAAAAGAACGGCGAGCAGGAGCTGTTCATCAACGGCCAGAGCGtcatcaagctcaacaATGTCATGATCACGTCCAACCCCAACGCCAAGCTCTACGGTATCATGGCGCAGACGTtcttcggcggcggctcgtCGGACTTTGCCCCACCCAGCGACCAGACGGCCTGGTTCAAGGACTGGTCTCTCTCCATGTCCTAA